In a genomic window of Tissierella sp. Yu-01:
- the rsxC gene encoding electron transport complex subunit RsxC — protein sequence MSMRLDNLTFKGGLHVPDNKGLVSSKAIELAREPKTVYISLQQHVGAPCEALVKVGDNVKVGQKIADSKAKLAAPIHSSVSGVVKGISKMYTTTGIKCDCIEIESDGLNEMHESVGTKADLSKLSKSEIIERIRESGVVGLGGAGYPMHSKLISSEGCSVDTAILNGAECEPYLTCDHRIMLEHPDKVIFGLEVIMKYLSVEEGYIAVENNKMDAIDALKNASKGKNIKVVSLKTKFPQGDSYRIVDAVTGRKVPRDARCKDANSIVSNVHTAYSVAEAILDSKPLYERVITVTGNGIKEPKNLLVKIGTTIGELIEQCGGFNGKPGKIIAGGPMTGMAQFSLDTPIVKTTGGILVLTEEETKVDKVQPCIKCGRCVEVCPVYLEPLYIAAYSLKDNYEAAERYDALACISCGSCSYICPSKRPLTEAITHAKNEIKSKRK from the coding sequence ATGAGTATGAGACTTGACAATCTCACATTTAAAGGTGGATTACATGTACCAGATAATAAAGGTTTAGTTAGTAGCAAAGCAATTGAGTTAGCTAGAGAGCCTAAAACTGTTTACATATCTTTACAACAACATGTAGGTGCGCCATGTGAAGCTTTAGTCAAAGTTGGTGACAATGTAAAGGTTGGACAAAAAATTGCTGATTCAAAAGCGAAATTAGCAGCCCCAATCCATTCAAGTGTATCTGGTGTTGTAAAAGGCATTTCCAAAATGTATACAACAACAGGAATAAAATGTGACTGTATTGAAATTGAATCCGATGGACTGAATGAAATGCATGAATCCGTAGGTACTAAAGCTGATTTAAGTAAATTATCTAAATCTGAAATTATTGAAAGAATTAGAGAATCGGGAGTAGTTGGTTTAGGTGGAGCAGGATATCCTATGCATTCAAAATTAATCTCATCAGAGGGTTGTTCTGTAGATACTGCTATTCTTAATGGGGCAGAATGTGAACCATATTTAACTTGTGACCATCGCATAATGTTAGAACATCCAGACAAAGTTATATTTGGTCTTGAAGTTATTATGAAGTACTTAAGCGTTGAAGAAGGGTACATAGCAGTAGAAAATAATAAGATGGATGCAATTGATGCGCTTAAAAATGCATCTAAGGGCAAAAATATTAAAGTTGTTAGTCTAAAGACTAAATTCCCTCAAGGAGATTCATACAGAATTGTCGATGCCGTAACTGGTAGAAAGGTACCAAGAGACGCCCGTTGTAAGGACGCAAACTCTATAGTAAGTAATGTTCATACTGCTTATTCTGTGGCTGAAGCAATTTTAGATAGCAAACCACTTTATGAAAGAGTTATCACTGTAACAGGAAATGGTATTAAAGAACCTAAGAATCTATTGGTCAAAATTGGGACAACAATAGGTGAATTAATAGAACAATGTGGTGGATTCAATGGGAAACCTGGAAAAATTATTGCTGGTGGACCAATGACTGGGATGGCTCAATTTTCATTAGATACACCAATAGTAAAGACTACTGGTGGTATACTTGTGCTTACTGAAGAAGAAACAAAGGTAGATAAGGTACAGCCTTGTATTAAATGCGGTAGATGTGTAGAAGTATGTCCAGTATACTTAGAACCATTGTATATTGCTGCTTATTCTCTAAAGGATAATTATGAAGCAGCTGAAAGATATGATGCGTTGGCTTGTATATCATGTGGAAGTTGTTCATATATTTGTCCATCAAAAAGACCATTAACGGAAGCTATAACTCATGCTAAGAATGAAATTAAATCAAAAAGAAAATAA
- a CDS encoding RnfABCDGE type electron transport complex subunit G, whose amino-acid sequence MKTVRYALVLLVVGIVAGGVLAYSNSITAPIIAEQQKAGSLGAFAEVFPEADDFVAIDEALLSEITSNNSYVQEVYEAKVGDETIGYGFKTVSGGYGGDIVTVSGFSLEGTVAGIRVIENSETPGLGTKVVDDTAYQESYVGKSASENLVVVASPAADNEVLLLSGATVSSNGVLTGVNGAREAFVNFFAN is encoded by the coding sequence ATGAAAACCGTTAGATATGCATTGGTATTACTTGTTGTAGGTATAGTTGCAGGAGGAGTATTGGCATACTCTAACAGTATTACAGCTCCTATAATTGCAGAACAACAAAAAGCAGGAAGTCTTGGAGCATTTGCTGAAGTATTCCCAGAAGCAGATGACTTTGTAGCTATAGATGAAGCATTATTAAGTGAAATAACTTCTAATAATTCATATGTACAAGAAGTATATGAAGCTAAAGTAGGTGATGAAACTATAGGTTATGGTTTTAAGACAGTTTCAGGTGGTTATGGTGGAGATATAGTTACAGTATCTGGTTTTTCACTTGAAGGAACTGTAGCTGGTATTAGAGTAATTGAAAACTCTGAGACACCTGGATTAGGAACTAAGGTAGTTGATGATACTGCATACCAAGAATCATATGTAGGCAAGTCTGCTTCTGAAAATTTAGTAGTTGTAGCTTCACCTGCAGCAGATAATGAGGTGTTATTGTTATCAGGTGCTACAGTTTCATCTAATGGAGTACTTACCGGAGTAAATGGTGCGAGAGAAGCATTTGTAAACTTCTTTGCAAATTAG
- the coaE gene encoding dephospho-CoA kinase (Dephospho-CoA kinase (CoaE) performs the final step in coenzyme A biosynthesis.): MIQSKCTIIGLSGGIATGKSTVTNMLINRGYKVIDADIISKEVVKAGKPAYYEILTYFGDEILEDNNSINRKKLGKLIFSNSKLREKLNEIVHPRIFEAITAQINNLCIDNFVIFLDIPLLFENIDKMQRYGIEFDETWIVYADEDIQLVRLMKRDNIDAEEAILKISSQMNLGDKKKMATRILYNNGDLNELEKNLELILRELSI, encoded by the coding sequence ATGATACAAAGTAAATGTACTATTATCGGACTTTCAGGTGGTATAGCAACAGGGAAATCAACAGTAACAAATATGCTCATAAATAGGGGATATAAAGTTATCGATGCAGATATTATTTCCAAGGAAGTTGTCAAAGCTGGGAAACCAGCCTATTATGAAATTTTGACTTATTTTGGAGATGAAATACTTGAAGATAATAATTCTATAAACAGAAAGAAGTTGGGAAAGTTAATATTTAGTAATTCAAAATTAAGAGAGAAGCTGAACGAAATAGTTCATCCTAGGATTTTTGAAGCAATTACTGCACAAATTAATAATCTGTGTATAGATAATTTTGTGATTTTCTTGGATATACCCTTACTGTTTGAAAACATTGATAAAATGCAAAGATATGGAATTGAATTTGATGAAACTTGGATTGTTTATGCAGATGAGGATATTCAATTAGTAAGATTAATGAAAAGGGATAATATAGACGCAGAAGAAGCTATTTTGAAAATCAGCTCTCAGATGAATTTAGGAGATAAAAAGAAAATGGCTACAAGAATACTTTATAATAATGGAGATCTTAATGAACTGGAGAAAAATTTAGAATTAATACTAAGAGAGTTAAGTATATGA
- a CDS encoding electron transport complex subunit E, whose translation MKFSNIIKNGIISENPILVSLIGMCSVLAVSSSAINSIAMGASVIAVLTCSNIAISLLRKFIPNEIRIPVFIVVIATFVTIVDMFLKAYAPDIYAALGIFIPLIVVNCLILARAEAFAYTNGVIASAVDGFAMGLGYTLAITILGVLREILGAGSVFGISLFGESFQPAAIFVAAPGAFILLGILIAIFRTAQKKVAAN comes from the coding sequence ATGAAATTTTCAAATATAATCAAAAACGGTATAATTAGCGAAAATCCTATATTAGTATCATTGATAGGTATGTGTTCAGTATTAGCAGTATCTTCAAGTGCAATTAACAGTATAGCTATGGGTGCTTCCGTAATTGCGGTTTTAACGTGTTCAAATATAGCTATATCACTATTAAGAAAATTCATACCGAATGAAATACGTATACCGGTATTTATTGTTGTTATAGCAACATTTGTAACTATCGTTGATATGTTCTTAAAGGCTTATGCACCAGATATATACGCTGCACTTGGAATATTCATTCCACTAATAGTTGTAAACTGTTTGATTTTAGCTAGAGCTGAAGCTTTTGCTTATACAAATGGTGTAATTGCTTCTGCAGTAGACGGTTTTGCTATGGGATTAGGGTATACTTTAGCAATAACTATATTAGGTGTTTTAAGAGAAATATTAGGTGCTGGTTCAGTATTTGGTATATCTTTGTTCGGGGAATCTTTCCAACCAGCAGCAATATTTGTTGCTGCGCCAGGAGCATTTATTTTACTTGGTATACTTATTGCGATATTTAGAACAGCACAAAAAAAGGTAGCTGCAAATTAA
- the polA gene encoding DNA polymerase I, with protein sequence MGNSKIMIIDGSSLLHRAFYALPLLTTKKGLYTNGVYGFLTMFYKLQDEYDPDYICVAFDKKGPTFRHKEYEQYKGTRQSTPSELAQQFPLIREILSYMNITTMEMSEFEADDIAGTLARVGEEKSLDVILVTGDKDYLQLATDKTKVLITKKGITELEIYDKNRIIQDYGIEPRQFIDLKGLMGDKSDNIPGVPGVGEKTGLKLIKEYGSLEEIYENLENISGKKLKENLIENKNLAFISRKLGEIILNVPLDKNIDDLTIQDPKWKDLKSIFEELEFKSLLNRIPAEYNGKVEKVKKEFKALDIKSKDFLKLVEEIKSEGKFAFKFIIDDSNYIENDVIGIGLKTLNGITNYIDLENEKIEFVNSFKSIFEDKSIKKIGHNLKIDIIQLFRLGIDINSYTFDSMIAQYLINPSQSDYSINNISEEYLDYYGIDRDELLGKGKSAKSFSDLDRDYILNHISFLLESVEELEPIMISKIKEQNMESLYNDIELPLVEVLASMEFIGFKIDEDELKILGREYDEEIKTLTNDIYKLSDIEFNINSPKQIGEILFEKLGLPVIKKTKTGYSTNVEVLEKLIDQHPIIEKILRYRQIVKLKSTYIDGLVNLINRNTNRIHSSFNQTIATTGRISSTDPNLQNIPIRTEDGRRIRKAFVTDTNEFRLLDGDYSQIELRVLAHISEDPKLIEAFVEGEDIHRKTASEVFHLDIEEVTSELRYRAKAVNFGIVYGISDFGLAKDLNISRKEAKEYIENYFNKFKLVREYMDNIVDAGKENGYVETILNRRRYIPELSAKNFNVRSFGERIAMNTPIQGSAADIIKMAMVKVYHELKNKCLKSRLILTVHDELILEVHKDEVEVVTQLVKNIMENSISLKVPLKVDYVIGDSWYDTK encoded by the coding sequence ATGGGAAATAGTAAAATTATGATAATAGATGGCAGCTCATTATTACACAGGGCATTTTATGCATTACCTTTACTTACAACTAAAAAAGGTCTATATACAAATGGTGTATATGGATTTTTAACTATGTTTTATAAATTACAAGATGAATACGATCCAGATTATATATGCGTAGCTTTTGATAAAAAGGGGCCTACTTTTAGGCATAAAGAATATGAGCAATACAAGGGAACTAGGCAATCAACACCATCAGAATTAGCTCAGCAATTTCCATTAATAAGGGAAATATTATCCTATATGAATATTACAACAATGGAAATGTCTGAATTTGAAGCTGATGATATAGCTGGTACTCTTGCAAGAGTAGGTGAGGAAAAGTCATTAGATGTTATTCTTGTGACAGGTGACAAGGACTATTTACAGCTTGCTACAGATAAGACAAAAGTACTTATAACTAAAAAGGGTATTACAGAGTTAGAGATTTATGATAAAAATAGGATAATTCAGGATTATGGAATTGAACCCAGACAGTTTATAGACTTAAAGGGTTTAATGGGGGATAAATCTGATAATATACCTGGTGTACCTGGTGTAGGTGAAAAAACTGGTCTAAAACTTATAAAAGAATATGGAAGCCTTGAAGAAATATATGAGAATTTAGAAAATATAAGTGGTAAAAAATTAAAAGAAAATTTAATTGAAAATAAGAATTTAGCATTTATAAGTAGAAAGCTGGGTGAAATAATATTAAATGTTCCTTTGGATAAAAATATTGATGATTTAACAATCCAAGATCCAAAATGGAAGGATTTAAAATCTATTTTTGAAGAACTTGAATTTAAAAGTCTTTTAAATAGAATTCCTGCTGAATACAATGGTAAAGTTGAAAAGGTTAAAAAAGAATTCAAGGCCTTAGATATTAAATCCAAGGATTTTTTAAAGTTAGTTGAAGAAATAAAATCAGAGGGTAAATTTGCATTTAAATTTATAATAGATGATTCTAATTATATAGAAAATGATGTAATTGGAATTGGCTTGAAAACCTTAAATGGAATTACTAATTATATTGATTTAGAAAATGAGAAGATTGAATTTGTAAATTCTTTTAAATCAATATTTGAGGATAAGTCAATTAAAAAGATAGGTCATAATCTTAAAATTGATATAATACAATTATTTAGATTGGGCATTGATATTAACAGCTATACTTTTGACTCTATGATTGCACAATACTTAATTAATCCTAGTCAATCTGATTATTCAATTAACAATATAAGTGAGGAATACCTAGATTATTATGGTATTGATAGAGATGAGTTATTAGGAAAGGGTAAAAGTGCTAAAAGTTTTAGTGATTTGGATAGAGATTATATTTTAAATCATATTTCTTTCCTACTAGAATCAGTAGAAGAACTTGAACCTATCATGATTAGTAAGATAAAAGAACAAAATATGGAAAGCCTATATAATGATATTGAATTACCTTTAGTTGAAGTTTTAGCTAGTATGGAATTTATAGGCTTTAAAATTGATGAAGATGAACTAAAAATACTTGGTAGAGAATATGATGAAGAGATTAAAACCTTGACCAATGATATATATAAATTATCAGATATTGAATTTAATATAAACTCTCCTAAGCAAATTGGTGAAATCCTTTTTGAAAAATTAGGTCTTCCAGTAATAAAAAAGACTAAAACTGGATATTCAACCAATGTGGAAGTGTTAGAGAAATTAATTGACCAACATCCAATTATTGAGAAGATTCTAAGATATAGACAAATTGTGAAATTGAAATCAACTTATATTGATGGGTTAGTTAATCTAATAAATAGAAATACAAATAGAATTCATTCTAGCTTTAATCAGACCATAGCAACTACAGGAAGAATATCGAGTACCGATCCAAATCTACAAAACATACCTATTAGAACAGAAGATGGCCGAAGAATAAGAAAAGCTTTTGTTACTGATACAAATGAATTTAGATTGCTGGATGGTGATTATTCACAAATAGAGCTTAGAGTCTTAGCGCATATATCAGAAGATCCTAAATTGATTGAAGCCTTTGTAGAAGGAGAAGATATTCATAGGAAAACAGCCTCAGAAGTATTTCATTTGGATATAGAAGAGGTAACATCTGAATTAAGATATAGGGCAAAAGCTGTAAATTTTGGTATAGTATATGGTATATCGGACTTTGGTTTAGCAAAAGATTTAAACATTTCAAGAAAAGAAGCTAAAGAATATATAGAAAACTATTTTAATAAATTTAAATTGGTTAGAGAGTATATGGATAATATTGTTGATGCTGGTAAGGAAAATGGCTATGTTGAGACAATATTGAATAGAAGAAGATATATTCCGGAGTTAAGTGCTAAGAATTTCAATGTAAGATCTTTCGGTGAACGAATTGCAATGAATACACCTATACAGGGAAGTGCAGCTGATATTATAAAAATGGCAATGGTTAAAGTATATCATGAACTAAAAAATAAGTGCTTAAAGTCAAGGCTTATACTTACAGTTCATGACGAATTAATTTTAGAAGTTCACAAAGATGAAGTTGAAGTAGTAACCCAATTAGTAAAAAATATAATGGAAAATTCAATATCACTAAAGGTTCCTTTAAAAGTCGATTATGTGATTGGGGATAGCTGGTATGATACAAAGTAA
- a CDS encoding lytic transglycosylase domain-containing protein yields the protein MLYLINRSFKLIFKFIIFILIASIIVGLAISIIFPIAYKNEIYKYSMENELDPFLVAAIINVESKYDKDAISNKDARGLMQIGLQTGNWGADVLAIEGFDSNKLYDPEINIRIGTWYLKQLKSEFNNDMNLVLAAYNAGSGNVSKWLKDESYSKDGNTLSKIPFKETDEYLDKVKFNQKVYSTIYKHYMEKPDTSNGFYTDVIILLRTYLSNLIKSLRKGGYLEI from the coding sequence TTGCTTTATTTAATTAACAGAAGTTTTAAATTAATATTTAAATTTATAATATTTATCTTAATTGCCTCAATTATTGTAGGTCTAGCAATTTCTATTATATTTCCTATTGCATATAAAAACGAAATATACAAGTATTCCATGGAGAACGAACTAGATCCATTTTTAGTTGCTGCAATTATAAATGTTGAAAGTAAATATGATAAAGATGCTATTTCAAATAAAGATGCAAGAGGTTTAATGCAAATAGGATTACAAACTGGAAATTGGGGTGCTGATGTATTAGCTATTGAGGGATTTGATTCTAATAAACTATATGATCCTGAGATCAATATCAGAATTGGAACCTGGTATTTAAAACAATTAAAGAGTGAATTTAATAATGATATGAATTTAGTCTTAGCTGCCTACAACGCTGGAAGCGGAAATGTTAGTAAATGGCTTAAAGATGAAAGTTATAGTAAAGATGGAAATACTCTATCTAAAATTCCATTTAAAGAAACTGATGAGTATTTAGACAAAGTTAAATTTAATCAGAAGGTATATAGTACTATATACAAACACTATATGGAAAAACCTGATACTAGTAATGGCTTTTATACCGATGTTATAATATTATTGAGAACTTATCTTAGCAATTTGATTAAGTCCTTACGCAAGGGGGGATATCTTGAAATCTAG
- a CDS encoding RnfABCDGE type electron transport complex subunit D — translation MEGIKTDSVVLDDMLTVSAAPHIRSNESVRRIMLDVVIALVPAMIGSIYFFGLNALKLLLVTTISAVFFEAAMQKLFKKEIRIRDLSAVVTGILLAFNLPAGAPWWVAVFGAGFAIIVVKELFGGIGSNFMNPALAARAALVASWPGIMSNYVNPDGMSAATPLAILKDGAGSLPSIQRMLIGDIGGVIGETSVILLLIGAAYLIIRKVIDWKIPAIYIATTAIFLLLFGVDSNAIIYHILGGGLILGAFFMATDYSSSPVTPKGRIIFAIGCGFLTALFRLYGSMPEGVSYSILLMNVASPVIEKWTKPRVFGEVKRNENR, via the coding sequence ATGGAAGGAATTAAAACGGATTCAGTTGTTTTAGATGATATGCTTACAGTATCAGCTGCGCCTCATATTCGTTCTAATGAATCAGTTAGAAGAATTATGTTAGATGTTGTTATTGCCTTAGTACCAGCTATGATTGGGAGCATATATTTCTTTGGTCTGAATGCCTTAAAATTATTATTAGTGACAACAATATCTGCTGTATTTTTTGAAGCAGCTATGCAAAAACTTTTCAAAAAAGAAATTAGGATTAGAGATCTTAGTGCAGTAGTAACAGGAATTTTACTAGCTTTTAATCTCCCAGCAGGAGCTCCATGGTGGGTTGCAGTATTTGGAGCGGGATTTGCAATAATAGTAGTAAAAGAATTATTTGGTGGTATAGGCTCTAACTTTATGAACCCTGCATTAGCAGCAAGAGCTGCATTAGTAGCTTCTTGGCCTGGAATTATGTCAAATTACGTAAATCCAGATGGAATGAGTGCGGCTACTCCATTAGCTATATTAAAAGATGGTGCTGGATCATTACCATCAATTCAAAGAATGTTAATTGGTGATATAGGTGGTGTTATTGGAGAAACTTCAGTAATATTACTATTAATAGGTGCTGCTTACTTAATCATTAGAAAAGTTATAGATTGGAAAATTCCAGCAATCTATATAGCAACTACGGCTATTTTCTTATTATTATTTGGTGTAGATTCAAATGCTATAATTTACCATATTCTAGGTGGTGGCTTAATACTTGGAGCATTCTTTATGGCTACTGATTATTCCTCATCACCAGTTACTCCAAAGGGTAGAATTATCTTTGCTATAGGTTGTGGCTTCTTAACAGCATTATTTAGATTATATGGAAGTATGCCTGAAGGTGTTTCATATTCAATTCTTCTAATGAATGTTGCATCACCAGTAATCGAAAAATGGACTAAGCCTAGAGTATTTGGGGAGGTAAAGAGAAATGAAAACCGTTAG
- a CDS encoding peptide ABC transporter substrate-binding protein: MKSRKLVFLLVVLMLFTFLTGCNSDIEPIANTENEEVDIDYLIVEGGQVVLPLTPFNTLNPLMTSNLSYYYFSKLIYEGLYEFNDSLEPTPQLAESHTILDDGKTVLVKLREDVYWHDGEKFTTEDVMFTINVLSNSKLNTAYNDNISYFKSISANVIDDYNIELRFEVPSGNVLESLTFPIIPSHQFIANKANDRYAMALQLEGYSPIGTGPFKFINYDKYKSIELEAYENYRFGKPSIANVIGKVLNNNELFITAFEAGQINITPVTGVDWDKHKESSRIKILEYVSNDYEFLAFNFNNPIFSGENGSVIRKAINYGINRQEIIQKIYLGHATQTDVPLHPNSWLLSEEANHYGYNPATGRELLTSSGLIDVNGDGILEDQEGNKISFSLVTNPTNLYRFRVAEMIREDLKEIGIEIVLAFDTSYERDIELEDKMNEWDELNEKITSGKFDIALLGWQLSLIPDLNEFFHSNQIGQNNIINYNNEVMDTLLLNVDNSFSKESRITSYNEIQKYIIDDLPYVSLFLRNKAILIDTKIRGELSPNIFNPYKGLEKCFIALDSE, from the coding sequence TTGAAATCTAGAAAGCTTGTGTTTCTACTAGTTGTATTAATGTTATTTACTTTTTTGACAGGTTGCAATTCAGATATAGAACCTATAGCAAATACCGAAAATGAAGAAGTGGATATTGATTACTTAATTGTTGAAGGTGGACAAGTCGTATTGCCTTTAACACCATTCAATACTTTAAATCCTTTAATGACTAGTAACTTAAGTTATTATTACTTTAGCAAACTAATATATGAAGGATTATATGAGTTTAATGATAGTTTAGAACCTACACCTCAATTAGCTGAAAGTCATACAATTTTGGATGATGGGAAAACAGTTTTAGTAAAATTAAGGGAAGATGTATATTGGCATGACGGAGAAAAGTTTACTACAGAAGATGTTATGTTTACAATCAATGTATTATCTAATTCTAAGTTAAATACTGCTTATAATGATAATATTTCCTATTTTAAAAGTATAAGTGCAAATGTTATTGATGATTACAATATAGAGTTAAGATTTGAAGTTCCATCCGGTAACGTCTTAGAATCATTGACGTTTCCCATAATTCCAAGCCATCAATTCATAGCCAATAAAGCAAATGATAGATATGCTATGGCACTACAATTAGAGGGGTACTCACCAATAGGTACTGGACCATTCAAATTTATTAATTACGATAAATATAAGAGTATAGAACTTGAAGCGTATGAGAACTATAGATTTGGAAAACCAAGTATCGCAAATGTAATAGGTAAAGTACTCAATAATAATGAACTATTTATAACAGCCTTTGAGGCAGGGCAAATCAATATAACACCTGTAACAGGAGTAGATTGGGATAAGCATAAAGAAAGTTCTAGGATTAAAATTTTGGAATATGTCTCCAATGATTATGAATTTCTCGCTTTTAATTTTAACAATCCAATTTTTTCAGGCGAAAATGGATCTGTTATAAGAAAGGCTATCAACTATGGAATTAATAGGCAAGAAATTATTCAGAAGATTTATCTAGGACATGCTACACAAACCGATGTACCGTTACATCCAAATTCTTGGTTACTATCTGAAGAAGCGAATCATTATGGATATAATCCGGCAACAGGTAGAGAACTTCTAACATCATCTGGACTGATAGATGTTAATGGCGATGGGATATTGGAGGACCAGGAAGGTAATAAAATATCATTTAGTTTAGTTACTAACCCTACTAATTTATATAGGTTTAGGGTTGCTGAAATGATCCGAGAGGATTTAAAAGAAATAGGTATAGAAATAGTACTTGCTTTTGATACTTCTTATGAACGAGATATTGAATTAGAAGATAAGATGAATGAATGGGATGAATTAAATGAAAAAATTACTTCTGGTAAATTTGATATAGCTTTATTAGGGTGGCAACTATCCCTAATACCTGATCTAAATGAATTTTTCCATAGTAACCAAATCGGTCAAAACAACATTATCAATTATAATAACGAAGTTATGGACACTTTGCTATTAAATGTTGATAATTCTTTCTCAAAGGAATCTAGGATAACCTCGTACAATGAAATACAGAAATATATTATAGATGACTTGCCATATGTTAGCTTGTTTCTTAGGAATAAAGCAATTTTAATCGATACTAAAATCAGAGGGGAGCTTAGCCCGAATATATTTAATCCTTATAAAGGCTTAGAAAAGTGTTTCATAGCATTAGATTCAGAATAA
- the mltG gene encoding endolytic transglycosylase MltG yields the protein MKKSYIILIGFIIISVILISFIPNYLSESDNKEPVEIIVSKGTTLTTVADDLYEKGVIRSRLWFRYNGQDIARNIKPGAYTIEPNIDIEDIYNVLQQGEQENHIKLTFPEGFILYQFAERVAESGFGTVEEFINATDKYLVENGYDFDTTNLYFNMEGYLFPDTYFFNKGQSVDEIVATLASTMNNSIFTDEYRSRAKELDLTLHEVLTIASLIEREAYNDEERANISGVIYNRLEINMPLQIDATVIYGIGEGKEHMTRVLYEDLETDNPYNTYKNTGLPPGPIASPGKNSIHAALYPEDHDYFYYVLGENGHVFSKTYSEHLNNVNKYRK from the coding sequence ATGAAAAAATCATATATTATATTAATTGGATTTATTATTATTTCTGTTATTCTAATATCCTTTATACCAAACTATTTATCTGAATCAGATAACAAGGAACCAGTAGAGATTATAGTCTCTAAGGGTACTACCTTGACAACTGTTGCAGATGATTTATATGAAAAAGGAGTTATTAGAAGTAGACTTTGGTTTAGGTATAATGGCCAAGATATTGCTCGTAATATTAAGCCTGGCGCATATACAATAGAACCAAATATAGACATTGAGGATATTTACAATGTTTTACAACAAGGTGAGCAAGAAAACCATATAAAATTAACTTTTCCAGAAGGATTTATTTTATATCAATTTGCTGAAAGAGTGGCAGAATCTGGATTTGGTACTGTTGAAGAGTTCATTAATGCTACAGACAAATACCTTGTGGAAAATGGTTATGACTTCGATACAACAAACCTATATTTTAATATGGAAGGTTATTTATTCCCAGATACATACTTTTTTAATAAAGGACAATCTGTAGATGAAATAGTTGCAACACTGGCTAGTACAATGAATAACAGCATATTTACAGATGAGTATAGAAGTAGAGCAAAAGAATTAGACTTAACATTACATGAAGTATTAACTATAGCTTCATTAATCGAAAGAGAGGCATATAACGATGAAGAAAGAGCAAATATTAGTGGAGTTATATATAATAGACTCGAAATTAATATGCCACTTCAAATAGATGCAACTGTTATTTATGGTATAGGCGAAGGGAAAGAGCATATGACTCGCGTTCTATATGAGGATTTAGAAACCGATAATCCGTATAATACATATAAAAATACTGGATTGCCACCAGGACCTATAGCTTCACCTGGTAAAAATTCTATACATGCAGCATTATATCCTGAAGACCATGATTATTTTTATTATGTGTTAGGAGAAAATGGACATGTCTTTTCTAAAACTTATAGCGAACATTTAAATAATGTAAATAAATATAGAAAATAA